The window tAGTCATTGTTCACCTCTCTtgttcagcttttcaaataaGTTGAAAGTACAAGACTGTGCAGGTAGAATTAACTACATCTCTCAAGGTTTATTTCGGCAAGAAACATCCAATTACAGAGCTGAAAATTCTGAACGATTGAGAAATTATGTTGAATTCATGAAACAAGTGGTCATAACATAAACCTATTGGATTGTTGCATTATCTGGGAGAGTCCCATGTTTCTATGTTAGGTAGTATTGAAGATATTGTTAAAACAAAAGTCCAAAAGTTAAAATGGGAATAAACACTTTGGGAACCAGCAGCCCCTCCCAAATCAACTCTATCGACtaatcagagctttgtaggcATCTACCAAGCCACATATATGAAAAACAGTGACAGACAAATGGTGACAAGTATGAATGAGATGATGCAGCTGTACAAGTTGTTGTATGTCAACTTTAAGAAATCGAATGGATGGATTagggcaaaacaaaacaaaaacccgACCTCACCCACCATCAGTGACGGTGGGTCTAGTCAGAGGTGTACCACACCCAAAACTTTCAACCACAGAGGGCAGGGCAACAATGCTTTTAAGCCTGGTGTTAAGTTACTTTTTAAAGCACCTATGTGTAaaatttttatgtgattttcaCACCTTTAAAACGATTCTGAGGGTGTAAGTTTGGAGAAAACGAAGAAGAAAATTGAAATTCATTGCTGTCAGCCTCAGTGTCTTTCTCTATACCACCACTAGGAGTCACCAaagttatacattttaaaatctaaacACGGGCTTTAAACTGTTTTGTGACCTCTTCCCTTCTACCAAGCCTGTTTTTGTTATGATGTCCGCTGCCTAGAAAAACCGactattttttcattaattcatCAAACTGTATATGGTCTTCTGATActtacaataacaacaaaccCTACAGAACCTATTGTACCGCAGTATTTTCCTGTTATGTGCACCAGCAGTAGAATTTCCTGTTTCTCCTTTGTTGACAACAAGAGAGAAACaggtttcttttgttgttggtTCACAGCACTGACCACTAGGAAATGTTATTCAGTGCAATGCACCTTTTTAAAGGCTTTTATCCCATTTTCACAGCTCCAAACAATTAAAATTCTCCCACATTTTTCATACGTTGCAGGTTGGCTGCCCTGCGGAACTGAGAGCTCCTCCAGGAGAGGTGATGGAGCTTACATCTGCATGGAAGCAGACGAGCTGGATGACGGCGACAGGAGCTGCGTGTGTTTCTATTGAACTGTTCCTACCGGGAGGACTTAATGAGCCTATTGATTACCATCCCCCTGCtctataaatatacacacacacacacacatacacacaccggCTAGAAATATCTCTTGAGAAGGCCACAAATCTCTCTCTGGTTCACCTTCCCACTTCGATCCATCTCTACTCCCGTTTCTATCCTCCCCTCTAATTCCCTGTTGTATCTCATTTTACCACCGTCTCCTCTTTCTGTGGCTATACTCTCCAGATCTCTGATCACATGCTCCTTGGATGTAGTCTTTgtacaaaaagaaacacattttacaaactgtataatgatgaaaatgaaaaagttaaGTTTTAATACTCAGTTATAGTTATTATAAGGGAGTTGGGCATCCCTGGCTCTTACTATGGGCAGGGTGGGATAAAGAcgtatgtttttaattttttcggGCTCTTATCTGTTATGGGTCAGAAATGGACGATTCTGTTTGGAGGAAGGAGCCAGATACATTTGATGGGAAACAAATGTCAATTTATACACACCATCGTGTGACAATTGTCAAtttctttgagtttaaaataGACAGTGACACTAACAGACATAGTCTCCTTCCCTCATCAGATTCATCCAGGTTACATCCTCTTCATGACATCAATACAACGCTGTATACAACGAAGGACAATCCTCAACCTTTTGTTTCTCAGTGTCAAAatgaattgtttgttttatttactgttttgttgttgattatTATTCATGCCTGTATTCAGAATTCTTGCTTTGAACGCCTTATTCGGGATGCAGGTGCTTGCATAGGTGCTTCCCCCACCAGTGCCTGAAGAACAGTAGTTTAGAGAGCGAACAGCCACAAACCGAAGCTGAACTCCACAGACATTAGTCAGAACAAGGAATTTTCCGTTCCTCCCCCTGCCAGACGAGactcaaatgtttttgtcactgtCTTGCCAACCACACTTCAGCGCTGACTTTGAGTACCAGCTCTGGTTGTCGTAGCGGTCATAGGTGGGCATTTGTTACCTTGTTGTTGCCTGATCTCTTTTTGGTTTTGGGTTTTAATTTTAAGGCGTAGAAGCTCTCCCAAGCAACATTTGAAGCctcactcagatttttttttagaagctTCTCTGGGTCAAAATAAGACATCATCATATTCACCAGTCTCAGTCACATTCTGAATAATTTCAGTAGTAAAGAGCATGGATGCACATGCTAGAATTTTTCTTAACAAATTGACAAGAATCACTTGCTACTCTTAATATATCTTGTAAGGTTTGGCAAACGCAGGAGTTGTGCTGGAAGATGGTTCACATCAAGAGAAGGTGATatttaaagacaatattaaaatGTCCAATGTAATTGAAagaatgttgttgtttttttaagtaagAAGATCTTTTTCACATCTTTCTTTTGGAGCCCTACATTCACATGCCTGTTGAGTGGTTTGACTGGTTTTGATGTTTCCTTCTTTAATGGTTCGGTGTAGAAAGAAGCAGGCAGAGAAGCCAGACCTCAGCCTCCGACAGAGCAGCGTCACCCTCGTggatgtttccatttttttgtccattttaacACAGGGCGGGTTTATTTATACTTAAGCTTCCGCAGACTTTGCAgcactttttgttttgtatatttatcTTGTGAAAATAAAATCGTGCCCTCTGATGCAGTCTTTCATTTGACATGAGTGGTTTGTGTTTTGAGCGCAGGCAGACACTTAAACACATGTGTTCATgctctatgtatgtatgtatgtatgatgttTTAGGTCAAATTCAAGCAACAGTAGAtggcacaaaaaaaatgaagacaaagacaGTAGTGAGGACACAAACATTACTTGAAATGAAATCTACTTCCTTTTCGTAGATTTCTCCTGATATCATCTACTTTCATGTCATACCTACTGGCACCTAGTTACAGCACAGTTGAAAGTCTCAGTTGATCTTTCCATTACAACAAAAGTTGCATGAAATGTACTTTGATACAAACAAGACCAACTGTCTTGCCAACGTTTAACACAGCATATTAACAAACtatcatgtaaaaatattaaatgcacTAAATGCCATAAATGAATTCACAGAAAgctacattaaaaacaaaattaaatgcaaaaacaacagCTACTTTAAAGTGCAGAAGTTTGCTGTTCAGGAACCAAATAGCCTGAGggaatattatatatatataatatatttccactgtatatacagtaagtatCTCTCTAATACATACCATTCAGCAGTAGTCAGGCCACCAAACCAAACTGGAGTAGATGAACCAAACacaagtgagaaaatgttttgtcaagACAAAGTTAGAGTCATGTTGCACTTCACTGACTGATGTCATCTTATAGGATTTCAGGGTGTTGTCAGTATTACAGTCACCTCTAGATGTCATTTGGGCCACCGTATGATACCTTGTGTTGTCCTAAATATATTCCAAAAACTCCTTGTTGCCAGGGCTGTAGCTACCATTGTGGACACCAAGGTCAGGTGTCAAGGTATTGTTTCTGTTTATGGGGACATTTAACCAGCTGAGGAGCAGTCTGCGTTCCGTAGTTACACACTGTGGGTTTTAAAGGTTGATTAAATAAACTCTCTTTAAAGgcgcactaatcaatattttcatatcaacaGTTGTTCACATTATTAGGTGTAATACTGGTgtcgctcatagtgatgaacccactATTATCAGAAACTCTGGTCTGCGTAGCTCAGATTTTACCACGTCTTTTAACTCATTGTTCTcgtttacatttaaatttgtgAAAATTTCACAGATTTTTATGGCAAGTCAGTTGTTTCTGTAAGGTGTGTTAACGCAATGCAAAGTGTCCCCCTAATGTTATTCTCGTGAATTTGATACCATATCAGCCATTATACAGCCTCTACAGACATTAGCCGTAGCTAGCTAGCAACGTTTACATCTGTCTGATCACAGAACTCACCAGGATCTCCAGTTCTTTGTCCAATTTCTCTCATTATTCCTCTTATGTCTTATCAATGTTCATGAGGTGGACTCATGAAGCCTCGGGCAATATGAGCACAAATtcttcatacaaacatttttattatgcATGGACACTTTGCCACAATTTGTGCCACAGAAAGCGAATTCATGTATATTCACATCCACTTTTATCTTTGTATTGGCCTCCACTTGCACCGCCTCTAAAATATGTTCCATGTTCAGTCTGAGCGCTGTTTTAAGCAGCCACTGGTGGACTTTGAGCTCCTGACCTCAGCATTTCTAAAGTCCTGGCTACATCCCTGCTGTGACACACTGTTACCAGGCCGTCCAGCCAAAGATAAACATTGTGTGGACCGGTGATAAATTTGCATTTCGGGACAATACTCTTGGATTAGTCATCATGGCTGCCTGTGATCTTATTTGCAACACATCACAAGGCAGATCATAACCGCTGCTCTGAGTTGGTTCATGAATATTCACCCAGATgcagtgtgttcacacacaaaagcaaatacAGTCTGCTGCATTCTCTGGGTAAACAGTTTCCATCACGCACAGAAAAAATTCCTGTAATTTTTCACTCAAGTCATTACTCGGGAATGTGTCAAGATGGGCTGTGGAGGAATGTAACCACAGGCCTTTTTTGCATTCTTCTTCACTTTTTCTCTGTGCCCCTTTCTATCTCctacttcctctcctcttctctgtttaTGAAATAAGTCATGAGGTAAATTATTTTACCATGGGTAAATAATTAGAAAGCCTGGGGACTGGAGTAGCACAAATGCCAGGCAGGAGATGTGTGTGCCTGGCAGCCCCATAACAACTGGCTGTCGCTCCACGAAATGTCAAAGAAGAGGCCAGAGCGATCACCCCAGCAGGTTGTCTTGGCGTGCGCTGAGTGTTTCCACTGAGGACTCCCCcgccttttctttttctggaaGCCTTGACTTAGCCGTGGTGACAGAAGGAGGACGCACAACTCATGAAAACACAATAGATGATGAACAAGCCGTCCCAGGACTGACTTTTACACCGTAAGCGGTTAGTATCCAGGATAAGCCCGGGTGGCGTTCTCACTGGAAAATAGCAACCCAGTAACCTCACTGACCCTCTGCTTGGGAAGGAAACTGGAGGTTATGAATTGAAAATGGCTTTTGAATATGTGAGTAGCTCCCAGCAGGAACCAGTTACTATAAAAAGGGATGCTCGCAGGGTTATGCTGACAGAATGGAGTTCCCTTTTAATGCCACATTGCCGAGATTGTGTCAGGTTTCCCGGTTGTGTCCGCTGTTTGTGTATAACAAATAAGCAATAGTCTACTTGGCAGCCAGGCTGTAACTGGAGACTGGAGCTGAGGGAGTGTGACTGTGTTGATTTTCCTACATGAGCATAATGGATCAGTGTCACAAGATACTACAGGGATTAAAGGTCAGGGACACAGAAACTGGGAGTGAAAGTCTGGATTAAGTGGGCAATAGAGAGGAGCAATGTAATTTCCATGTTTGTACAAGCCATGGAAGACTGAATGTGAGGATGAAAGAGAGATGAACCACATTGCGGTGGTGCCCCTGAATTTAACAAGCTCTGCTTTATTAGCAACTCTATTATTCCTATCACCCCCCCTCGTCCGCCCCCTCTGTGTTCCCTCTCCCATGTGACCGCCCCTGTTTATTGGCTGAGGGACGGGAAAGCTGACGCTTTGGGCCGCTCCGATTGGATTAATGACGGATTACGTCAAGTAAGTCAGAGTTACCTAGagccagacaggaagtgaagggATTCAGTTTCAAAATTGATTAAAGGCATGTGACAagtaaacaataatgatgtacTGAGTTTGAATGTATGTAACAAGAGATACAACGTATTCTGCCAAATCAAACATAAGACAGTATGAATAATCATACgaacaaatacagacaaatatatataataccaTAAATTGTGAAATAATTCAATTAATCTTTAAAACGCAGCACAATATAGACCTATGAAATCTTATTTCCTCCTCGCTTTTTGCAACCAAATAAAAAAGCCCTCTATTGTTGTGAAAAGATGCtgaataatgataaaaatgcatgtaatattaataaactgagTTTTATAAATGTGTCGAATTATTTCATGATTATTTCTTTCACTTATTTGACGTTtatattttgtctgtatttattctTAATGTCTCCATACATGACATTTTGGAGAAACAACATAATAAGATGATCGAGAAATATGTATTAATGATCCCAGTGTGGGAAACTGGTtgactaaatttaaaaaatgtatgaataacACATGAATTTCTAAAACACTGTgtaaaagataaaatgaaaaatgtgttcattttaaagaaaaggaGGCTATGATATAGTGGCCTATATGATGTGAACTGTTCTCTCAATAAAACAGAATACAAACTGCATGTGAAATTTGAAACGTCAGTTTTCTGACGGTGAATTTCAGATTGTGAACAATGTAAGAGTCCAGTCTCTCCCAGAAGTAAAATAAGGTTTATTTTGGCATTTAATAACCGGAAGTGAGATCTGTGTAGTGGTGAGCTTTACAGAAACAGCTCCGAGCAAACGGCAGCTACGATGCTTTCAGTCTTCATCAACGAGGAAGACAATAAAAACGGAAGACGGGGCGAGGCTTTGGTTTGCAGAGACGGACATCTTAGCATCGAGTAGATAAAGGGGAGCCGCCGGAGACCTGTGTGAGTGTTTCCTGTGAGCCGGGCTCAGACAGGACGGGGCGGGGTGATGTTTAGGTTCCGGTATAAAGCTAGCGAGAAAATGGGAACCAGACGAGATGTGGAGCCGGCTGCCGATGCTGTCGTTTCATACCGGAGACTACAATGAGAAGTTTACCGTCGTGGTGTAACAGGGCGGCGGTGTAACCGTGTGGGGAGGCCGCTGGCGGGGGAGAAGCGTGTCTCTGCGGCGCCCCTCCGCCCCCTGTCCGTCAATACGATGAGGACGCTATTTACATTCTGCTGTCTCCTCCTCATCACCGGCGGAGCGGACCGGGCGTGGGCCACCGGAAACCTGACTATCGACAGCAGCAGCGACACCAACCTGACAgccgccagcagcagcagcagcagcagcaggtacaTCAGAATCGGGGACGGGTCGTCGCAGGAATTTGAGTTTCCCGAAAACACCAACGGCGTGATTGTAATCTCCAGCCAGTACCGGAGCGCAGCGGCCAGCAGGAAGGGCCGCCAGAGCTGGAAGCAGACGGTGACAGTCCGCTCCCTGGACCCGGAGGTTCTCTCAATACTTAATGTAACAGACAGTGGACACGCAGGACCAGCCAAAAGCTACATTATCAGCATCCGCTCCGGGTTCCCAGGCAGGGCCCAGCTGCAGATCCAGCTCCTGGACCTGGACCAGGACTCAGTACCGGTTCTTATCGAGGAGAGGACAGATTACTCCATCAGAGTGGCGCCAGGTAACGATGACCCGGCCACCCGGCTCACCCAGTCTGGTGGCCTGTCCCACTTCTCTGAGAACCCGGTGCTGTTCGCCTTGCTGCCCCTCATCTTCGTCAACAAGTGTGCCTTCGGGTGcaaggtggaggtggaggtgctGCGGGGTCTGCTGAGGAGCCCTGTACCACTACTCCTCGGGGTGCTGGGTCAGTTCCTGGTGATGCCCTTTTATGCCTACTGTGTGTCCCGGCTGGCCACACTGCCCAAAGCGCTCTCCCTGGGCCTGGTGATCACCTGCTCTGCCCCGGGCGGCGGGGGCGGCTACCTGTACAGCCTGCTGCTTGGAGGAGATGTGACGCTGGCTATCTCCATGACGCTGGTGTCCACagtggtggcagcagcagcaatgcCTCTGTCATCAGCTCTGTATGGGCGACTGCTGGGCGTGCACGCCGCCCTGCACGTGCCATTCGTGAAGATCCTTGGCACCCTCCTGTTCATCGCCATCCCCATCTCGCTGGGCATGCTGGTCAAGCTGCGGCTGCCCGCCCTCACACGCGTCCTGCTGGCACTCATACGACCCTTCAGCTTTGTGCTCATCGTTGGTGGCATCTTCATGGCCTACCAAATGGGCGCATCCATCCTGGCTAACGTGAAGCCCCAGATTGTGGCAGTCGGGGTGACGGTGCCTTTGCTGGGGCTGGTGGTCGGGGCTGTCCTGGGCAAGCTGGCGGGCCTGGCTCCACCGCAGAGGAAGACAGTCAGCATCGAGGTGGGCGTCCAGAACAGCTTGCTGGCTCTCGCCGTCATGCAGCTGTCCTTCCGTCGGGCGGAGGCCGACTTCGCATCCCAGGCACCCTTCATCGTGGCCCTCAGCAGCACCTCAGAGATGCTGCTCATCGTCCTGGGATACTTTGCCCAGCGGAGGTTGTGTGGGTCTGCCGTCCCCAGGAGTGACGCCTGATTGTAGCCGCAGTTTTTGTTGTGAACTTTTTGAAGAATTAACCTTCTGAGACCTGTGGAAAAGCTGGTGTCCACAGTCTTGGCTACAAGACGCCCAACAATCAACAATCCAGTCATCACTGTTGTTGTACACAGGACAGTGTACAGACTTTTTGTGGTTCTTTTGTTGtcgttttcatatttttcatgaaaACCAAAGGCCTTTTACCCCTCTGAGAcccttttttgtgtttattttacagtatgtactttttaaaatcagatcATACTGTGAGGTACTCGATGTAAATATTCCTAAGAAGAGAAATACCTATAAAAGAAAAGATATTTTTCTACCAGATTACTTTTTGTAATCAAAAAGCAAAGATTGATTTGTATCATGTTTACAAGAGGTCCATGTGTCTTAGCCCGGGGGGAGAATTTCGGGGGTGAAGTGGAATCGTTTGTGATTCAAGCGGGAACATGATGTTTTGAAAGTATTTGCTACTGATTGTGTTTCCTGGATCTGCGAATCCATGTACTTGAATATTAGAGaggagaaatgaagaaaaattaaataaaaaaacattgtcaaagCAGACTTGAATTTGTCaagcgagtgtgtgtgtacgtgtgcgtTTCCAATGTCTCACAAGTCAGTGTCAGCAGGTTGCCTGTCATAGCGGAACTGTGACAATCAGGCTGCGTTTCACCAGAATATAAACATGGCTGTTTGCACTTAGTAACTGTTTGGTTTCACTTTTAGGCACAGAGGTCAGAACTAACAACTGTGATGTGGATCACATGATATTTTTGGATTAAATCTCCTGAAATTTCACTATTTCATGACACAATTAGCTGGAGTTCATGGTTTCTTCTTTGACTGTGGTCGTGTCAGGGAGAAAAAGCAACTGAAACTGTCTTCACACATACACGAGAAACTTAACTCTCCATTGAAACCTGATTGAAACACgaacacattcatacattatTAAGTGGAACTAAATGCTACATTTACTGCTTCCCATGTGTAGTTTACTGATTGATGGGTAAACTGTAGAATATCCAACAAATTATAAAAGGCCATTCACTTAAAATGGGTGAGAAATACAAGTATTTCTACAGTTTAGTAATCTACTGCACACAGGCCAACGTCCAGCTTTTATCTAGCTTTTATCAGCACACTGACCTGGCCTGTGTTGTCAAACTGGTGAGTTGAACTATTGATAGCTGGTTCAAGATTTACAATAGTAGTCACTGTTCAGAAACAACAAAGACCTTCCCTTTTCTGTCAGAGAAACACATCACAGCTTCAGTGAATGTAGGAGGAAGGTATTTTTATGCAAAGACTGCATTTCCTGTTTACGCGTCTCGAGCAGTGGACTTTCATGTGCTTTTATTAGCACGTTTTCtggaggggggggtgggtgggggtgggggggtttgtAGTGGAAAACAAGAGAGTTCAGACGTGCTGTTTTGGTCCAGCAGATTTGACTGAGCTCTCGGGAATGTAGCACAGCTGTAAAGCCTCCAGGCAGAGCTGAAGTTTGTGTCTGCAGTGCTGGTGTGTTTCCACTCCTGTGGCTGCCTCACAAAGGAGGGAAACTCCAGTTCTCAGAGCTTCTCGCAAAGGAACAATGATTGTAAGAAGAGGAACATGATCAACCTGAGTCATGAGctatttcttcttcctcatcttaaaacatgtcaccTTTTTCTGGGCTGATTACTGATTTTTGTTACTACAGGCAGTGGAcaaagaagtactcagatcattTCCTGAAATGCAGTAGCAGTACCACAGTGTAACCATGCTCTGTTACTAGTAAAAGTAATCACAATAAGTTATCACAAAAATCTACTTACAGTATCAAAAGTACTCACTAGAAAAGAATGACCCCTTTCATTATGTTTCAGTATTATTCagtatattattggattatcatTACCTAtgtattaacatgtaagcagtaATTTAATGTTCTCTGGTCAAGGCAGAGGTAATTTTTAACTTTATATgatgatcatatgttttgtactGCAAAACTCCATATGACTATATAATTAGTAATTAGTTACTGAGTCCTAAAAGTCTTCTTTTCTTGAAATAAGTGATGAAATCAGCCAGTCTGGTTAGATTATTTCCATCTGTTTCTAATAGAAATCAACTTCAAGAAATATGACACTTTACTGAAGGCAGGACATTCATGAAACAAGTTGACATCAGTTGAAACAGGTGGGtgattttcacttgtttttgaaagaaaataaaagttttggAATCAATAATAATCTCAGTCTTACTTTTGGTAAAATGgagatttttgcagtgtgtaaAACATTCATCTG is drawn from Thunnus thynnus chromosome 5, fThuThy2.1, whole genome shotgun sequence and contains these coding sequences:
- the slc10a3 gene encoding P3 protein produces the protein MRTLFTFCCLLLITGGADRAWATGNLTIDSSSDTNLTAASSSSSSSRYIRIGDGSSQEFEFPENTNGVIVISSQYRSAAASRKGRQSWKQTVTVRSLDPEVLSILNVTDSGHAGPAKSYIISIRSGFPGRAQLQIQLLDLDQDSVPVLIEERTDYSIRVAPGNDDPATRLTQSGGLSHFSENPVLFALLPLIFVNKCAFGCKVEVEVLRGLLRSPVPLLLGVLGQFLVMPFYAYCVSRLATLPKALSLGLVITCSAPGGGGGYLYSLLLGGDVTLAISMTLVSTVVAAAAMPLSSALYGRLLGVHAALHVPFVKILGTLLFIAIPISLGMLVKLRLPALTRVLLALIRPFSFVLIVGGIFMAYQMGASILANVKPQIVAVGVTVPLLGLVVGAVLGKLAGLAPPQRKTVSIEVGVQNSLLALAVMQLSFRRAEADFASQAPFIVALSSTSEMLLIVLGYFAQRRLCGSAVPRSDA